One window from the genome of Candidatus Chlorohelix allophototropha encodes:
- a CDS encoding acyl-CoA mutase large subunit family protein, protein MSTSGEITSKREQWEEQSVKPVLKKSPERKANFQTNSGLALKRLYTPEDLQNQDYEKELGYPGQYPFTRGVQSTMYRGRFWTMRQYAGFGSAEESNNRYHYLLGQGQTGLSVAFDLPTQMGYDADHSMSDGEVGKVGVSICSLDDMEVLLKGLPLDKITTSMTINSTASVLLALYIAVAKKNGVPLSKIGGTVQNDILKEYVARGTYIYPSRPSMRLITDMIAFCTNEVPNWNTISISGYHIREAGSTAVQEVAFTLANGIAYVEAAIASGQDVDKFASRLSFFFNAHNEFLEEVAKFRAARRLWAKIMRNRFKAQNPQSWMLRFHTQTAGSMLTAQQPENNIVRVTLQALASVLGGTQSLHTNSMDEALALPTEKAVRIALRTQQILAYESGVADTIDPLAGSYMVEALTDEIEQKAQEYLDKIDEMGGTLKALDRGFFHNEIEDAAYRWQEEVETGQRIIVGVNKFATDETATVDRLKLNPALRAEQIVRLNALKARRNSEVATAKLEALKTAAEGTDNLMPYIIDCVENLITLGEICNTLRGVFGVYRPS, encoded by the coding sequence ATGTCCACCTCTGGCGAAATTACCAGTAAAAGAGAACAGTGGGAAGAACAGTCGGTAAAACCGGTCTTGAAGAAATCTCCCGAACGCAAGGCAAATTTCCAGACTAATAGTGGCTTAGCATTAAAACGACTATACACGCCCGAAGACCTGCAAAATCAAGATTACGAGAAAGAACTGGGTTACCCCGGACAATATCCCTTCACCCGTGGGGTTCAATCAACCATGTATCGCGGCAGGTTCTGGACAATGCGCCAGTACGCCGGATTCGGTAGCGCCGAAGAGTCCAATAACCGTTATCATTACCTATTAGGTCAGGGACAAACCGGTCTCTCGGTAGCGTTCGATTTGCCTACCCAAATGGGCTACGATGCAGATCATTCGATGTCGGATGGCGAAGTGGGTAAAGTTGGGGTGAGTATCTGCTCATTGGATGATATGGAAGTTTTGCTAAAGGGCTTGCCACTCGACAAGATTACTACCTCGATGACCATTAACTCCACCGCCTCGGTGTTGTTAGCGCTCTATATCGCCGTAGCCAAAAAGAACGGCGTACCGCTTAGTAAAATTGGTGGCACAGTCCAAAACGACATCCTCAAAGAGTACGTAGCACGCGGCACTTATATCTATCCATCTCGCCCAAGTATGCGCCTGATTACCGATATGATTGCCTTCTGCACTAACGAAGTGCCGAACTGGAATACTATCAGTATCAGCGGTTATCATATCCGCGAAGCCGGAAGCACTGCCGTACAGGAAGTAGCTTTTACCCTTGCTAACGGCATTGCCTATGTGGAAGCGGCAATTGCCAGTGGACAAGACGTTGATAAATTCGCTTCACGCCTTAGCTTCTTCTTCAATGCCCATAACGAATTTCTGGAAGAAGTAGCTAAATTCCGCGCCGCCCGCCGACTGTGGGCGAAAATTATGCGCAATCGTTTCAAAGCCCAGAACCCCCAGAGTTGGATGTTGCGTTTCCACACCCAAACCGCCGGTTCTATGCTAACCGCGCAACAGCCTGAAAATAATATTGTGCGGGTTACGCTCCAAGCGCTAGCATCTGTCCTCGGTGGAACTCAATCTCTGCATACCAACAGTATGGATGAGGCATTGGCGCTACCTACGGAAAAGGCAGTGCGTATAGCCCTACGTACTCAGCAAATCCTAGCTTACGAAAGTGGAGTTGCAGATACAATTGACCCGTTGGCAGGCAGCTACATGGTAGAAGCGCTCACTGACGAAATAGAGCAAAAAGCCCAAGAATATCTCGATAAAATCGATGAGATGGGCGGCACGCTCAAAGCGTTGGATCGAGGCTTTTTCCACAATGAAATAGAGGACGCAGCCTATCGCTGGCAGGAAGAAGTAGAAACCGGACAGCGTATAATCGTGGGCGTTAACAAATTTGCAACGGATGAAACCGCCACGGTTGATCGTCTAAAGTTGAATCCTGCGCTACGTGCTGAACAGATTGTACGCCTGAATGCACTGAAAGCCCGCCGAAATAGTGAGGTCGCTACAGCGAAACTAGAAGCCCTGAAAACTGCGGCTGAAGGTACTGATAACCTGATGCCCTATATAATTGATTGCGTTGAAAACCTTATAACACTGGGCGAGATTTGCAACACCCTACGCGGAGTATTCGGGGTGTACCGTCCTTCCTAA
- the menC gene encoding o-succinylbenzoate synthase, giving the protein MKLVRIELYHVRMNLKDAFETSFGRKSELNHLIIKLYDESGAIGWGETASPSKPDYCPETLETCLHMQRDFLIPAILGKSFDTVEEFTGFYEWVRGNNFAKAGLEMAVWDLLAKSRGISLSKMLGGTRPYIESGVSLGIEPDINTLLSKIEKYLAEGYKRIKLKIKPGRDLTVLAEVRRHYPDVPLTADANSAYTLKDIAHLKQFDRFNLAMIEQPLAYDDIVDHALLQRELETPVCLDESIHSVENARHALELGSCRVINIKPGRVGGLLEARKIHDVCQQYDVPVWCGGMHEYGIGRAHNVALCSLPNFSMPGDVSGSDKYFEEDLTQPRVLAPNGRITVPTDNPGIGYEVNEETLKRHLAGTYNFT; this is encoded by the coding sequence ATGAAGCTGGTTCGAATAGAACTCTATCACGTCCGAATGAATTTGAAAGATGCTTTTGAAACCAGCTTTGGTCGCAAATCCGAATTAAATCACCTAATCATCAAGCTTTACGATGAAAGCGGGGCAATCGGTTGGGGCGAAACTGCCAGCCCTAGTAAACCGGACTATTGCCCCGAAACCCTCGAAACCTGCCTTCACATGCAACGCGATTTTCTTATTCCTGCCATTCTCGGCAAATCTTTCGATACGGTCGAAGAATTCACGGGCTTTTATGAGTGGGTGCGCGGCAATAATTTTGCCAAAGCCGGATTGGAAATGGCGGTGTGGGATTTGCTGGCAAAAAGTCGAGGGATTTCGCTTTCAAAAATGTTAGGCGGCACTCGCCCTTACATTGAAAGCGGGGTAAGCCTCGGCATCGAACCGGATATCAATACGCTTCTCTCAAAGATTGAAAAATATCTGGCGGAAGGCTATAAACGTATCAAACTCAAGATAAAGCCCGGTCGTGACCTTACAGTGTTGGCGGAGGTGCGACGGCATTATCCAGATGTGCCGCTTACCGCCGATGCCAATTCAGCCTATACGCTAAAAGATATAGCACATCTCAAGCAGTTTGATCGTTTTAACTTGGCGATGATAGAACAACCCTTAGCGTATGATGATATAGTAGATCACGCGCTTCTCCAACGAGAACTTGAGACTCCGGTTTGCCTTGATGAGAGTATCCATTCGGTGGAGAATGCTCGTCACGCTCTCGAATTGGGTAGCTGCCGGGTCATAAATATCAAACCCGGTAGAGTGGGTGGGTTGCTTGAGGCGCGTAAAATCCATGATGTATGCCAGCAATACGACGTGCCGGTGTGGTGCGGCGGTATGCATGAATACGGAATCGGGCGCGCGCATAATGTTGCTTTGTGTAGCTTGCCGAACTTTTCTATGCCCGGTGATGTTTCCGGTAGCGATAAATATTTTGAAGAAGACCTGACTCAGCCGAGGGTATTAGCTCCCAATGGGCGTATCACCGTTCCTACCGATAATCCTGGTATTGGCTATGAAGTGAACGAGGAAACCTTGAAGCGTCATTTAGCAGGCACTTACAACTTTACATAA
- the mshB gene encoding N-acetyl-1-D-myo-inositol-2-amino-2-deoxy-alpha-D-glucopyranoside deacetylase encodes MADNIPLTFMAVHAHPDDEVFGTGGTMARLSAEGVRTILVTATRGEAGDIVDPTLDEAARQEVAANLGKVREGELREAVAILGISELRFLDFRDSGMVGTEPNTNPESFYQANFDDAVKRLVKYIREFRPQVIATYNQWGGYGHPDHVQAHRVALIAFNAAGDKRFYPDLGLEPWQPSKLYYTALPISMFKMAAEKARSMGIDGPWSNPEMDFESMGDPDATVTTRYDAREYFDQKLKAFSVHKTQISPDSMWYKMPPEMLKEGMGYEYYHLAQGKSGVTDPENMGMEDDLFAGIR; translated from the coding sequence ATGGCTGATAATATCCCGTTGACTTTTATGGCGGTACATGCCCACCCGGATGATGAAGTTTTTGGTACAGGCGGCACAATGGCGCGTCTTTCTGCCGAAGGGGTGCGTACCATATTGGTGACAGCAACCAGAGGCGAAGCAGGCGATATTGTTGATCCTACGTTGGATGAAGCAGCCCGCCAAGAGGTAGCGGCAAACTTGGGGAAAGTGCGGGAAGGCGAATTGCGCGAGGCGGTAGCGATTTTGGGCATAAGCGAGTTGCGCTTCCTCGATTTTAGAGATAGCGGGATGGTTGGCACCGAGCCTAATACAAATCCCGAAAGTTTCTATCAGGCAAATTTTGATGATGCGGTTAAACGTCTGGTAAAGTATATCCGCGAGTTTCGCCCCCAAGTTATAGCTACCTATAACCAATGGGGCGGTTATGGGCATCCAGATCATGTGCAAGCACATCGGGTTGCTCTTATAGCTTTTAATGCTGCCGGAGACAAACGCTTTTATCCCGATCTTGGTCTTGAACCGTGGCAACCTTCCAAGCTCTATTACACCGCATTACCTATTTCTATGTTCAAGATGGCAGCGGAAAAGGCGCGTTCTATGGGAATCGACGGTCCGTGGAGTAACCCGGAAATGGATTTTGAGTCGATGGGTGACCCTGATGCCACCGTTACCACCCGCTATGATGCGCGCGAATATTTCGACCAGAAGCTCAAAGCTTTTAGCGTCCACAAAACCCAAATTTCGCCGGATAGTATGTGGTACAAAATGCCTCCTGAAATGCTTAAAGAAGGCATGGGCTACGAGTATTATCATTTAGCGCAAGGCAAATCGGGCGTTACCGATCCTGAGAATATGGGAATGGAAGACGACCTTTTTGCCGGGATTCGCTAG
- a CDS encoding RNA polymerase sigma factor: MERREGDADKKKEPDALSLSKPDPNELFGSEVNYSADIPPEPNRSGENDEGAVTSATFAAKPFTSTFPFARTNNINRVEQTATANPVSEANRKDENLVQQVLGGNQDAFAQLIERYKVAVFNLCARMLNDQNEAEDASQEVFLRAYNQLHTYQAGRRFSTWILSIASHYCIDMLRRRRPVTDLDSIAFWKPSDLPEPEESAVISENRDEVRELLRKLPEKYRSVTILRYWQDLSYEEIAETTGLTIATVKTRLFRARELLAKELDKQHRNGGDAGSRSKDEKKFLRGRFGLNSAKTKTTKGDSNVLP, translated from the coding sequence ATGGAGCGCCGCGAAGGCGATGCGGATAAAAAGAAAGAACCCGATGCATTATCGCTTAGTAAGCCTGATCCGAATGAGTTGTTCGGTTCAGAGGTGAATTACTCGGCAGATATTCCACCAGAACCAAACCGTTCGGGGGAGAATGATGAGGGTGCAGTGACCAGTGCAACGTTTGCGGCAAAGCCGTTTACCAGCACATTTCCGTTTGCCAGAACTAACAATATAAATAGAGTAGAACAAACCGCCACGGCGAATCCGGTTTCGGAAGCGAATCGCAAAGATGAGAATCTGGTGCAGCAGGTGCTAGGTGGTAATCAGGATGCTTTCGCGCAACTGATTGAACGCTATAAAGTAGCAGTTTTTAACCTCTGTGCCAGAATGTTGAACGATCAGAATGAGGCGGAAGATGCCTCGCAGGAAGTTTTCCTACGCGCCTATAACCAGCTTCATACCTATCAAGCGGGAAGGCGTTTCTCAACATGGATTCTATCCATCGCTTCACACTATTGCATTGATATGTTGAGGCGACGGCGACCTGTAACCGATTTGGATAGTATTGCTTTTTGGAAACCGAGCGACCTTCCGGAACCTGAAGAATCTGCTGTCATCAGCGAAAACCGGGACGAGGTGCGCGAATTACTACGCAAGTTGCCGGAAAAGTATCGAAGCGTGACGATTCTGCGCTATTGGCAGGATTTGAGCTACGAGGAAATCGCTGAAACTACCGGGCTTACAATAGCTACCGTTAAAACGCGCCTGTTTCGCGCCCGCGAATTGCTGGCTAAAGAATTGGATAAGCAACACCGCAATGGTGGAGATGCCGGAAGTCGTAGCAAGGATGAAAAGAAGTTTCTGAGAGGTAGGTTTGGGCTGAATAGCGCCAAAACCAAAACCACAAAGGGGGATAGCAATGTTCTGCCGTGA
- a CDS encoding anti-sigma factor family protein, with translation MFCREMNQHISPYLDGVLNTAQTQKVEAHVEICPKCRHSLSLMQEIPKALHTDRMLAPKEDFTAAIMQQIIINHHLSSSLGTTAQPETVRKVAEVVPFDAARHKRAARASTTNYVLRFAAMAAVLMVMVGVGAYLNVLTGNGTGGTQAAFGAAIGNFAGLLADSVQSPLILLLGVALTAGIIIATWWFIHRTQTRH, from the coding sequence ATGTTCTGCCGTGAGATGAACCAACATATCTCGCCATACCTCGATGGTGTACTCAACACCGCACAGACCCAGAAAGTCGAGGCACACGTAGAGATTTGCCCCAAATGTCGCCATAGCCTCTCATTGATGCAAGAAATTCCGAAAGCCCTGCACACTGACCGAATGCTAGCTCCTAAAGAAGATTTTACTGCCGCCATAATGCAGCAGATTATTATCAATCACCATTTAAGTTCCAGCTTAGGAACAACTGCCCAACCTGAAACTGTAAGAAAGGTGGCGGAAGTCGTGCCGTTTGATGCGGCGCGACATAAAAGAGCCGCCCGCGCTTCCACAACGAATTATGTATTACGTTTTGCGGCTATGGCGGCGGTTTTGATGGTTATGGTTGGGGTAGGGGCTTATCTCAATGTGCTAACCGGAAATGGTACAGGCGGAACGCAGGCAGCTTTTGGCGCAGCTATTGGGAATTTTGCCGGATTGCTGGCGGATTCGGTGCAAAGCCCCTTGATTCTTTTGCTAGGGGTAGCGCTAACAGCCGGGATTATCATAGCAACATGGTGGTTTATACATCGCACTCAAACGCGGCACTAA
- a CDS encoding ABC transporter ATP-binding protein: MNSPLIILSGVEKSYPMGRRRFQALRGIDLQITAGEFVAIVGPSGSGKSTILNMITGIDRPTAGTVTIAGKELNRLSENALARWRGENVGIIFQFFQLLPTLTALENVTMPMYLRGNASKWRGQQRHVRGKESLALVGLADHGDHLPSELSGGEQQRVAMARALANDPPILVADEPTGNLDTETGQMVFDIFRQLAEEGKTIIFVTHDPMLATKAHRIIHVRDGLIIKDEAQFN, encoded by the coding sequence ATGAACTCTCCTCTGATTATCCTTTCCGGAGTCGAAAAATCTTATCCGATGGGTCGGCGACGTTTTCAAGCGTTGCGGGGTATCGACTTGCAAATAACCGCGGGCGAATTTGTAGCTATAGTAGGACCTAGCGGTAGCGGTAAATCCACTATTCTCAATATGATAACGGGAATTGATCGCCCCACTGCCGGAACGGTGACAATAGCGGGGAAAGAGCTAAACCGTTTGAGCGAAAATGCGCTTGCCCGTTGGCGTGGGGAAAACGTAGGTATTATCTTCCAGTTTTTTCAGCTATTGCCCACCCTAACCGCCTTAGAAAATGTAACAATGCCAATGTACCTACGCGGTAATGCTTCAAAATGGCGTGGACAGCAAAGGCATGTGCGGGGTAAAGAAAGCCTCGCGCTGGTCGGGCTTGCCGATCATGGCGACCATCTGCCTTCTGAGCTTTCGGGGGGAGAGCAACAACGAGTGGCGATGGCGCGGGCGCTGGCAAATGACCCGCCGATATTGGTAGCAGATGAGCCGACCGGCAACCTCGACACTGAAACCGGGCAAATGGTTTTCGACATTTTTCGCCAACTTGCCGAAGAAGGCAAAACCATTATCTTTGTAACTCACGATCCTATGCTCGCCACTAAAGCACACCGCATCATCCACGTTCGCGATGGTCTAATCATAAAGGACGAGGCGCAGTTCAATTAA
- a CDS encoding CheR family methyltransferase, with protein MPDSEQLFQLVVVGASAGGIEALTSLVASLSKEFPLPLVIAQHLDPKRPSHLEEILARHTQLAVVTVTDRVKLLPGTVYVVPSNRHVQINEDEVEVLNVSNGHSQPSIDLLLTSAAQIYGEKLIAVILTGTGSDGSLGAFEVSRLGGTVIIQDPITAAFPGMPMAVSPQSVDIIADLNRIGSIISDLVAGIQVTSHSAREGELQSFLQLVREHSGLDFRSYKPATILRRIQRRIAATNSIDLKGYITYLKDNPSEYGLLVNNFLIKVTEFRRDPEFFDYLGEQILPELVEYSRAHSKELRIWSAGCATGEEAYSLAILVAEVLGEELNEFTVKIFATDLDSAAIAFARQGVYPKQSLQKFPPELIRAYFNELDNSFEIKKQVRSLVVFGEHDLGQRSPFPRIDLVVCRNVLIYFSRDLQQYALQLFAFSLRDGGFLALGKTETANPLSDLFLPEHPTHKIFRRFGQRRILQPLRFPATIPTQALPRPDLRRVRIPNLELDRAHLEVLHNRSSKETLLLNLPIGVIVVDRHFDIQEINSAARRLLGVHSAAVGEDLIHLAQSLPERELAKLITTALRDRTVTELTDVEIPHITTGEPTYLQIKCYPQLVSEESKNFPNSQALILITDITDSYRYRLELEQANNEQRNLAIQLKQSLEALKVSNKELEYTNSRYEETNKALEEAKKQAEETMLRHTKQMEILVATNTSLLVENERLNNAVVEMRRLNEEFLLRNEEAQAATEEAETLNEELQATNEELETLNEELQATIEELNTANSDLSIRTTELQKMTKTLETQKQLSEQERTQLSMILASMNDAVVVVRPEGTMLVTNEAYREQFVNSNATLFNQDRKTKLTATTIPQARAARGEKFKTIFTARLKDGAFRWYEAVGQPVLDSKNKFISGVVVIRDITERKEAELALLKSNQKVIGILESISDAFFAVDSNGLITYANLQAEEILGKNQEDLLGKNILEEFPVLRESSTVHEVFNKAQKERKAVDFEAFAASTEKWYEINMYPAEDGGFTLYFGDITRRKLQEQQKLESLGLLAGGIAHDFNNMLEVVVGNLGLARMDLDDNANIANIASLRELLNETEMAAYRSRELTAKLLTFASGGAPIKNAELLPPLLEEWLYIMLRGTTIAYKLSCVEDLWQVHIDEGQINQVIQNLVLNAVQAMPSGGTLTVKAENIVHISLNSEIPLPDGNYVKVSMADEGIGIPSNILGRIFEPYFTTKEKSSGLGLTVAFSIINRHNGYLGVESELGKGTTIYFYLPVSDTEKSGDTAKTVTNLPVEVPKPSV; from the coding sequence GAAGCTTTGACAAGCCTAGTTGCCTCACTTTCCAAAGAATTTCCCCTCCCTTTGGTAATTGCGCAACATCTTGACCCAAAACGCCCCAGCCACCTTGAAGAAATACTTGCTCGCCACACTCAATTAGCGGTTGTTACCGTTACCGACCGTGTGAAGTTGCTCCCCGGCACAGTTTATGTAGTGCCCTCCAACCGCCATGTGCAGATTAATGAGGATGAAGTGGAGGTGCTGAATGTTTCCAACGGGCATTCCCAACCTTCAATTGATCTACTACTCACTAGCGCGGCGCAAATCTATGGTGAGAAGCTTATCGCGGTTATTTTGACCGGCACAGGTTCGGACGGTAGTTTGGGTGCATTTGAGGTTAGCCGCTTGGGCGGTACAGTAATAATTCAAGACCCGATTACTGCGGCTTTTCCGGGCATGCCCATGGCAGTTTCCCCTCAATCGGTTGATATAATTGCCGATCTCAACCGAATCGGTTCAATCATTTCCGATCTAGTTGCCGGAATCCAAGTAACTTCCCATTCTGCCCGCGAAGGGGAGTTACAATCCTTTCTCCAGTTAGTAAGAGAGCACAGCGGTTTGGATTTCCGCTCGTACAAACCGGCAACAATCCTGCGGCGTATTCAACGGCGAATTGCTGCCACTAACTCTATAGATTTGAAGGGCTACATTACATACCTCAAAGATAACCCCTCAGAATACGGGCTTTTGGTTAACAACTTCCTAATTAAAGTAACCGAATTTAGGCGAGACCCGGAATTTTTCGACTATTTGGGCGAGCAGATTTTACCGGAATTAGTGGAATATAGCCGCGCCCATAGCAAAGAGTTGCGTATCTGGTCGGCAGGTTGCGCCACCGGTGAGGAGGCTTATTCGCTGGCGATTCTGGTTGCCGAGGTTTTGGGAGAGGAACTTAACGAGTTCACCGTCAAGATTTTTGCTACCGATTTGGATAGCGCCGCTATCGCCTTCGCGCGACAGGGGGTGTATCCCAAGCAAAGTTTGCAAAAATTCCCGCCTGAACTTATAAGAGCATATTTCAATGAATTAGATAATAGTTTCGAGATAAAAAAGCAGGTACGTAGCTTGGTAGTTTTCGGCGAACACGATTTGGGTCAACGTTCACCTTTCCCCCGCATTGACCTAGTAGTATGTCGCAATGTCCTGATTTATTTTTCGCGAGATTTGCAACAATATGCGCTGCAATTGTTTGCCTTTTCGTTGCGGGATGGCGGTTTCCTTGCGCTCGGCAAAACCGAAACGGCTAACCCTCTTTCTGACTTGTTTTTACCGGAACATCCTACTCATAAGATTTTCAGGAGATTTGGGCAACGGCGGATACTCCAACCGCTGCGTTTTCCCGCCACAATCCCTACTCAAGCGCTGCCACGCCCTGATCTGCGTCGCGTGCGCATACCCAACCTTGAACTCGATCGCGCTCATTTGGAAGTCTTGCACAATCGTTCCTCTAAAGAAACTCTGCTGTTGAATCTACCGATAGGGGTAATCGTGGTTGATCGACATTTTGATATTCAGGAAATCAACTCTGCTGCCCGTCGTTTGCTAGGGGTTCATTCTGCCGCAGTCGGTGAGGATTTGATACATCTGGCGCAAAGCTTGCCGGAGCGAGAACTAGCCAAGCTTATTACTACCGCTTTACGTGATAGAACGGTAACCGAATTAACGGATGTGGAAATACCCCATATAACCACGGGTGAGCCGACTTATTTGCAAATCAAGTGCTATCCTCAGTTGGTATCAGAAGAATCAAAGAATTTCCCGAACTCGCAGGCATTAATTCTTATAACCGATATTACCGATTCGTATCGCTATCGGCTTGAACTGGAACAGGCAAATAACGAGCAGCGTAACCTCGCTATCCAATTGAAACAATCCTTGGAAGCTTTAAAGGTTAGCAATAAAGAACTCGAATATACTAATTCTCGCTATGAGGAGACTAATAAGGCGCTAGAAGAGGCGAAAAAGCAGGCAGAAGAAACAATGTTGCGCCATACTAAACAAATGGAAATTCTTGTAGCAACCAACACCTCTTTGTTAGTGGAAAATGAGCGTCTGAATAATGCCGTTGTAGAAATGCGACGGCTGAATGAGGAATTTCTTCTGAGAAATGAAGAAGCACAGGCGGCTACCGAAGAAGCGGAGACTTTGAACGAGGAATTGCAAGCTACCAACGAGGAATTGGAGACTCTTAATGAGGAGTTGCAAGCTACGATTGAGGAGCTAAATACTGCCAATTCCGATCTTTCGATCCGCACTACCGAACTACAAAAGATGACCAAAACGCTGGAAACGCAAAAACAACTAAGCGAGCAGGAACGTACTCAACTCTCTATGATTCTCGCCAGTATGAATGATGCGGTAGTGGTAGTAAGACCGGAAGGTACAATGCTGGTGACCAATGAGGCATATCGGGAACAATTTGTGAATTCTAATGCAACACTTTTCAATCAGGATAGAAAAACGAAGCTGACCGCAACCACTATCCCTCAAGCCCGTGCCGCACGGGGAGAGAAATTTAAAACTATCTTTACCGCCCGCTTAAAGGATGGAGCGTTTCGCTGGTATGAAGCGGTTGGGCAGCCGGTACTGGACTCTAAAAATAAATTTATATCGGGCGTAGTGGTCATTCGTGATATTACCGAGCGCAAAGAAGCCGAGTTGGCTTTATTAAAGTCGAACCAGAAAGTTATCGGCATTCTGGAGAGCATCAGCGATGCCTTTTTTGCGGTGGATTCAAATGGTCTCATTACCTATGCCAACTTGCAAGCGGAAGAAATTTTGGGAAAAAATCAGGAAGACTTACTTGGTAAAAATATCTTGGAAGAATTTCCGGTACTGCGCGAGTCAAGTACGGTGCATGAAGTATTTAATAAAGCTCAAAAGGAGCGCAAAGCGGTTGATTTTGAAGCTTTTGCAGCTTCGACCGAGAAGTGGTATGAAATTAATATGTACCCGGCAGAGGATGGCGGGTTTACCCTCTATTTTGGGGATATTACTCGGCGAAAGTTACAGGAACAACAGAAACTGGAAAGCTTGGGATTGCTAGCAGGCGGTATTGCGCACGACTTCAATAATATGCTGGAAGTGGTTGTGGGTAATCTGGGGTTGGCAAGAATGGATTTGGACGACAATGCGAATATCGCGAATATCGCGTCTTTAAGAGAATTGCTTAACGAAACCGAAATGGCAGCATATCGTTCTAGGGAACTAACTGCAAAACTTTTAACCTTTGCGAGTGGTGGCGCGCCGATTAAAAATGCTGAGCTACTCCCGCCTCTGCTGGAGGAATGGCTCTATATCATGTTGCGCGGTACAACTATAGCTTATAAGCTAAGCTGCGTCGAAGATTTGTGGCAGGTTCATATTGATGAAGGACAAATCAATCAAGTCATACAAAACTTGGTATTGAACGCGGTACAAGCAATGCCCAGCGGTGGCACTCTGACGGTTAAAGCCGAAAACATTGTGCATATAAGTTTGAATTCAGAGATACCCCTACCCGATGGTAACTATGTGAAGGTGAGTATGGCAGATGAGGGAATCGGCATCCCGTCTAATATTCTAGGGCGTATTTTCGAGCCATATTTTACCACTAAAGAAAAAAGCTCCGGTTTGGGTTTGACGGTTGCCTTTTCGATAATCAACCGACACAATGGCTATTTGGGGGTAGAATCGGAACTTGGAAAAGGCACTACCATTTATTTTTACCTGCCTGTTTCCGATACCGAAAAATCTGGGGATACTGCTAAAACTGTAACAAATCTTCCGGTTGAGGTGCCGAAACCATCTGTGTGA